One Thermoanaerobaculia bacterium genomic region harbors:
- a CDS encoding Sir2 family NAD-dependent protein deacetylase, which produces MDAKREKEAVLNLTRLIQDSVHTTVLTGPGLSLEAGIPGLWGMTGAWEGLPVFRYVTARRLMEDPRAQWGLFRDLHRQARSARPTPMHYALARLEASGDIDWILTLSVDDLLEKAGCRRVVHLFGRLSRLRCSLCEKVSNEVGEERLLPAPCSCGGLFRPDITLGDETPDSSILSRAVCIVKHTQLLLCMGVTGLVPPVTLLAHAAASGGGRTLYVESGVTSFPRNVSSFHLRLPFQPSKPSGTRSLSPSSGY; this is translated from the coding sequence ATGGATGCGAAAAGGGAAAAAGAAGCTGTTCTGAACCTTACCCGATTGATTCAGGATTCTGTCCATACTACGGTGTTGACAGGGCCGGGACTGTCTCTTGAAGCGGGTATCCCCGGATTGTGGGGGATGACGGGAGCCTGGGAAGGCCTTCCCGTATTTCGCTATGTAACGGCCCGTCGATTAATGGAAGATCCCCGGGCTCAATGGGGTCTCTTTCGCGATCTGCATCGGCAGGCAAGGTCTGCGAGACCAACACCCATGCACTATGCACTGGCCAGGCTTGAAGCTTCAGGGGATATCGACTGGATCCTGACCCTGTCCGTAGATGATCTTCTGGAGAAGGCCGGATGCCGACGTGTCGTTCATCTATTCGGACGCCTTTCCCGTTTGCGATGTTCCCTGTGCGAAAAGGTGTCGAATGAAGTCGGGGAAGAGAGGCTCTTACCGGCCCCCTGTTCGTGTGGTGGTCTGTTCCGGCCAGACATCACGCTGGGGGATGAAACTCCGGATTCCTCCATTCTTTCCCGAGCTGTTTGCATTGTAAAACATACCCAACTCCTCCTTTGTATGGGGGTGACCGGTCTCGTGCCTCCGGTCACTCTGTTGGCGCACGCCGCCGCCTCGGGAGGTGGAAGGACCCTCTATGTGGAATCGGGGGTGACCTCCTTCCCCCGGAATGTGTCGTCCTTCCACCTCCGCCTTCCTTTTCAGCCATCGAAACCATCCGGTACACGAAGTCTTTCGCCCTCTTCGGGCTATTGA
- the ftsA gene encoding cell division protein FtsA — protein MSTLLSGIDLGSSAIRVVVAEVSDDGTITVTGRGEVPTPPSAAYMGTISNQETFSSTLRKVIEEVEVMAGFEIDRAFVGVSSPQFEGLRAMGKTHVQGRHRRVTEEDKNRVLDHCTSVKLPETHEVFAVMPMEFQVDGQQGILEPVNMVGHDLSVLAHIITCPKGLPSNVAAICNGIGIQVMALIYEPIAAVEAVVTQDEQDMGFLLLDIGYDTTHVLVMRRQAVLASKVYRVGGRHFTTDLAQVLGISQKEAETIKTARASLIKDSIGEDEAMELTTVGQGRTKVVTLANISEILYDRAEELLTMIHKDLARQSLDQEIKGGCILVGGGSKLDGIAELVERTMGTSARVGTPQDLLGLTELINKPEWATVVGVMRYGYKHQSTLWKKEEGLFKRITAKIFKGGKR, from the coding sequence ATGAGCACGCTGCTGTCGGGCATTGATCTCGGATCCTCTGCCATTCGTGTTGTTGTGGCAGAGGTGTCGGATGACGGTACAATCACGGTAACCGGCCGCGGAGAAGTACCGACACCGCCCTCTGCCGCTTACATGGGAACGATCAGTAACCAGGAAACTTTTTCCAGTACCTTGCGGAAGGTGATAGAAGAAGTGGAGGTCATGGCCGGATTTGAAATTGATCGAGCCTTTGTCGGTGTTTCCTCCCCTCAGTTCGAAGGATTGAGAGCGATGGGAAAGACCCATGTGCAGGGGCGGCATCGGCGGGTAACCGAAGAAGATAAGAATCGGGTGCTGGATCACTGCACCTCGGTAAAACTTCCTGAAACGCACGAGGTGTTTGCCGTCATGCCGATGGAATTCCAGGTTGACGGCCAGCAGGGAATCCTGGAGCCGGTCAATATGGTGGGTCACGATCTTTCGGTACTTGCTCATATCATAACCTGCCCCAAGGGTCTGCCTTCCAATGTGGCCGCGATATGTAATGGCATTGGAATTCAGGTCATGGCTCTCATCTATGAGCCTATCGCGGCGGTAGAGGCTGTGGTGACGCAGGATGAACAGGATATGGGGTTTCTTCTCCTCGATATTGGATATGATACGACCCATGTGCTTGTGATGCGAAGGCAGGCGGTTCTGGCGAGTAAGGTCTATCGTGTCGGGGGACGTCATTTTACGACCGATCTGGCCCAGGTGCTTGGGATTTCTCAAAAAGAAGCGGAAACGATTAAAACGGCAAGAGCTTCCCTGATCAAGGATTCCATCGGAGAAGATGAAGCCATGGAGTTAACGACTGTAGGGCAGGGAAGGACCAAAGTCGTGACTCTGGCAAACATATCGGAAATTCTTTATGACCGTGCCGAAGAACTTCTTACCATGATCCATAAGGATCTGGCAAGACAGAGCCTGGATCAGGAAATCAAAGGAGGCTGCATCCTTGTGGGAGGGGGAAGCAAACTGGATGGTATCGCAGAATTGGTGGAACGAACCATGGGAACCAGTGCCCGTGTCGGCACCCCCCAGGACCTCCTTGGACTCACGGAGCTGATCAACAAGCCGGAATGGGCGACAGTGGTTGGGGTAATGCGCTACGGATACAAGCATCAATCAACCCTATGGAAAAAAGAGGAAGGTCTCTTTAAACGCATAACAGCGAAAATATTCAAAGGAGGAAAGAGATGA
- the murG gene encoding undecaprenyldiphospho-muramoylpentapeptide beta-N-acetylglucosaminyltransferase translates to MSRLVLTGGGTGGHIMPLLDVGDVLCQKGWKVRFIGSRYGLEGKLVPQRGYSLTRLPVRGMMGRGFVSRAGRGVLVPIATAMAILALVLFRPDAVFSTGGYAAFPVLAACRICGIPYVLLEQNAYPGKVNEIFAKHARKVFVGFEPAIRYLNGDVEITGNPVSPEFFQIPPAAFPDGPVQMVILGGSQGSRVLNRLMVQSLSAIQSLGISITHQTGPAEHAGVSSAYRDLQIPSRVEAFIYGIPELLSRTHLVLSRAGAMSVSEIAASGRSGFFIPFAGAYHDHQTMNARALVDENAAWLLSEREAQDGAFIKVLKEILSDPNELVRRGNRARELSNPQALSRITSFLLGLVQPAGGAHALS, encoded by the coding sequence ATGAGTCGCCTCGTGCTGACCGGAGGAGGAACCGGCGGACACATCATGCCCCTTCTGGATGTGGGCGATGTCCTTTGCCAGAAAGGATGGAAGGTTCGTTTCATTGGAAGCCGGTATGGACTGGAAGGCAAACTCGTTCCCCAACGGGGTTACTCTTTGACACGGCTTCCGGTGAGGGGAATGATGGGCAGGGGGTTTGTATCACGAGCGGGCAGAGGTGTTCTTGTACCGATTGCGACAGCGATGGCGATTCTTGCCCTCGTCTTGTTCAGGCCGGACGCTGTCTTTTCTACGGGAGGGTATGCCGCCTTTCCCGTGCTGGCAGCCTGCAGAATCTGCGGAATTCCATACGTCCTGCTGGAACAAAACGCCTATCCCGGAAAGGTGAATGAGATTTTTGCAAAACATGCCCGTAAGGTATTTGTGGGATTTGAACCTGCAATCCGGTACCTGAATGGGGATGTGGAAATCACGGGGAATCCGGTATCTCCGGAATTTTTTCAGATTCCTCCCGCCGCTTTCCCGGATGGCCCGGTTCAGATGGTCATCCTGGGAGGTTCTCAGGGTTCCCGGGTTTTGAACCGTCTCATGGTTCAGAGTCTTTCGGCTATCCAAAGCTTGGGAATTTCCATCACTCACCAGACTGGCCCCGCTGAGCATGCAGGTGTGTCTTCAGCATACAGAGATCTGCAAATTCCCTCCAGGGTGGAAGCCTTTATTTACGGCATTCCCGAGCTTCTATCCCGTACCCATCTCGTCCTTTCCCGTGCAGGCGCCATGAGTGTCAGCGAGATCGCCGCTTCCGGGAGATCCGGTTTCTTTATTCCCTTCGCAGGGGCGTACCACGATCACCAGACCATGAATGCCCGCGCTCTGGTGGATGAGAATGCTGCATGGCTCCTCTCTGAGAGGGAAGCACAGGATGGGGCCTTTATTAAAGTACTCAAAGAAATACTCTCCGATCCGAACGAACTGGTTCGAAGGGGGAACCGTGCCCGGGAACTCTCCAATCCTCAGGCACTCTCCCGAATCACTTCGTTTCTGCTTGGGCTCGTTCAACCCGCGGGAGGCGCCCATGCTCTTTCATAG
- the ftsZ gene encoding cell division protein FtsZ, whose product MIMLDDQPPKQLAIELEENVCPAKIKVIGVGGGGGNAINRMIRSGIKGVEFIAVNTDLQDLKKNLAPTKIQIGAKLTQGLGTGGDPTLGREAAMEDMDTIMEHIEDADMVFLTSGMGGGTGTGALPQIAMQCRQLDRLLTVAVVTLPFSFELKLRARRAQDGLGILSENVDTLINIPNDRLLELTDRNTLLSEAFAMADDVLRHAVQGISDLIVHTGTINLDFNDVRNILKGQGKAIMGIGEAVGDDRAVVAAKSAISSPLLTSTTIEGAKSILINFSGRDLKLMECSEACKLIEEMAHEDAEVMWGVVEDETLAESIKITVFATGFDGSAMRIKPKPVAQVKPGPIFAPVERPAEDRAVVGGNFQFASVAHKEEVEEETVAQDELDLEKPTWMRKGKKKLF is encoded by the coding sequence ATGATCATGTTGGACGATCAACCCCCGAAACAGCTCGCAATCGAGCTGGAAGAAAATGTGTGCCCCGCAAAAATTAAGGTAATTGGGGTGGGAGGGGGAGGCGGCAATGCCATCAACCGTATGATCCGCTCAGGGATCAAGGGAGTTGAATTCATTGCCGTCAACACAGATCTTCAGGATCTGAAGAAAAACCTTGCACCGACGAAGATCCAGATTGGAGCCAAGCTCACGCAGGGATTGGGAACCGGAGGTGATCCGACCCTCGGAAGAGAAGCCGCCATGGAAGACATGGACACAATTATGGAACATATCGAAGATGCCGATATGGTCTTCCTGACGAGCGGGATGGGAGGGGGTACCGGAACGGGAGCTCTTCCTCAGATTGCGATGCAATGCCGACAGCTGGATCGTCTCCTGACCGTGGCGGTTGTCACGCTTCCCTTCTCTTTCGAACTGAAGCTGAGGGCCCGGCGGGCTCAGGACGGCCTCGGAATCCTGTCGGAGAATGTGGATACTCTCATTAACATTCCCAACGACCGGCTTCTGGAGCTCACCGACAGAAACACTCTGCTATCCGAAGCTTTTGCCATGGCCGACGATGTTCTTCGACATGCCGTTCAGGGAATTTCGGATCTGATTGTCCATACGGGTACCATCAATCTCGACTTCAATGATGTTCGGAACATTTTGAAGGGCCAGGGAAAAGCCATCATGGGCATTGGTGAAGCCGTCGGTGACGATCGGGCGGTTGTGGCAGCCAAATCAGCAATCAGTTCTCCGCTTCTCACCTCTACGACCATTGAGGGAGCAAAGAGCATTCTGATCAACTTCAGCGGCAGGGATCTCAAGCTGATGGAATGCAGCGAAGCGTGCAAACTGATCGAAGAGATGGCCCATGAGGATGCGGAAGTCATGTGGGGAGTCGTCGAGGATGAAACTCTGGCTGAATCGATCAAGATCACCGTTTTTGCAACGGGATTTGACGGTAGCGCGATGAGAATCAAACCCAAGCCCGTAGCTCAGGTCAAACCTGGACCGATCTTTGCCCCGGTTGAAAGACCCGCGGAAGACCGGGCTGTTGTGGGAGGGAACTTTCAGTTCGCTTCCGTGGCCCATAAGGAAGAAGTGGAAGAAGAAACGGTCGCTCAGGATGAACTGGACCTCGAAAAACCGACATGGATGCGAAAAGGGAAAAAGAAGCTGTTCTGA
- the murD gene encoding UDP-N-acetylmuramoyl-L-alanine--D-glutamate ligase: MRYLVLGYGTSGRSVCQALIRMGEIPVVADDRGSSLDQARKDGCLVAPFEDALAQIDGLIVSPGVPPGHPLVREAETRRVPIDTELSWACRHLSGEFWGVTGTNGKSTTVHVLASLLRHAGRRAVAAGNIGTPLAEFVAQLNVPEIFVCELSSFQIHYMSSFPLTTAIVLNVTPDHISWHGTFDAYRAAKLKIFRLVTPEGYRISHASVSVDGVLTYGRDPRCDLYVGEDEMIWNKTVMARREDLPLLGDHNWENTGAAMLACFVNGIDPGLVREGLMTLSPLPHRLETVARKAGRIFINDSKATNVDAVCKALTAFQQNNVWLIMGGKGKDAPYDPLRTSVQRVVCGLIVLGEDAPRIVQELGSAAPACIRVHTLDEAMDALMRESSPGDIVLLSPGCASFDQYRSFEERGNHFRDLVEKWPES, from the coding sequence ATGAGATATCTGGTACTTGGTTACGGAACAAGCGGCCGCTCTGTATGTCAGGCTCTCATACGGATGGGGGAAATTCCTGTGGTCGCGGATGACCGAGGCTCCTCCCTGGACCAGGCCAGAAAGGATGGATGCCTGGTTGCCCCGTTTGAAGATGCTTTGGCTCAAATTGACGGATTGATCGTTTCCCCGGGTGTTCCGCCCGGTCACCCCCTTGTCCGCGAAGCGGAGACCCGACGGGTTCCCATCGATACAGAGCTGAGCTGGGCCTGCCGGCACCTGAGCGGAGAATTCTGGGGTGTGACGGGGACCAACGGAAAGAGCACGACGGTTCACGTTCTGGCGTCTCTCCTGCGACACGCAGGCCGAAGAGCCGTCGCCGCGGGAAACATAGGAACTCCTCTTGCGGAATTTGTTGCACAACTCAACGTTCCTGAGATCTTTGTCTGCGAGTTGTCCAGCTTTCAGATTCATTACATGTCTTCCTTTCCGCTTACGACGGCAATCGTTTTGAACGTGACACCGGATCACATCAGCTGGCATGGAACTTTTGATGCGTACCGGGCTGCGAAGTTGAAGATCTTTCGCCTGGTCACACCGGAGGGGTATCGGATCTCGCACGCCTCTGTAAGCGTGGATGGCGTACTGACCTACGGACGTGATCCGCGATGCGATCTCTATGTAGGTGAGGATGAAATGATCTGGAACAAGACCGTCATGGCCCGGCGGGAAGATTTGCCGCTTCTGGGAGACCATAATTGGGAAAATACCGGTGCAGCCATGCTGGCCTGTTTTGTGAACGGTATCGACCCGGGTCTCGTTCGAGAAGGGCTCATGACCCTTTCCCCCCTGCCGCACCGGCTGGAAACCGTCGCCAGGAAGGCCGGGCGTATCTTTATCAATGATTCAAAAGCAACCAATGTGGATGCGGTATGTAAAGCTCTAACCGCATTTCAACAGAATAATGTCTGGCTGATCATGGGAGGGAAGGGGAAAGACGCGCCGTATGATCCTCTCCGAACTTCTGTTCAGAGGGTAGTTTGCGGCCTGATCGTCCTCGGAGAGGACGCCCCCCGTATCGTTCAGGAACTTGGAAGCGCCGCACCGGCCTGTATCCGGGTCCATACCCTGGATGAGGCCATGGATGCACTCATGCGGGAATCTTCTCCCGGGGATATTGTTTTACTCTCGCCCGGATGCGCTTCGTTTGATCAGTATCGGTCCTTTGAAGAACGTGGAAATCACTTTCGGGATCTGGTGGAGAAATGGCCAGAAAGCTAA
- a CDS encoding putative peptidoglycan glycosyltransferase FtsW, with protein MARKLKTNRTLIVVIFLLLGIGLLTVASSGALLKGTDRNVFFIKQGAVALLGLILLFAAMRIPYDAYLRPLPVRILGGASVALLLLLFFLPKYKDAYRWIVFPGFTLQPSEFVKIFLLIYLAYRLPRIDFSGAWWKDAILPAVFTGLIVMEPDLGTAFIILSITGVMFFVAGLPRRYVLLAFTMLLLFLTAAIFSKGYRYARLTAFLNMEAHADKEAYQTLQAMKAIGSGKLMGKGVGGSTQKLYYLPQPHTDFAFAIVGEELGFVGAVSVLLLFGIFLWQGLKVSRAHPRLEGSYLAFGITIIVVFQALIHISVNLALMPTKGLALPFISYGGSSLLATCLMAGILLNISEERA; from the coding sequence ATGGCCAGAAAGCTAAAGACCAACCGGACCCTTATCGTTGTTATCTTTTTGCTCCTGGGCATTGGTCTCCTGACCGTGGCCTCTTCGGGGGCCCTGCTGAAGGGTACGGATCGAAATGTATTTTTCATCAAACAGGGTGCCGTTGCTCTTCTGGGGTTAATTCTTCTCTTTGCCGCGATGCGCATTCCCTACGACGCATATCTTCGCCCGCTGCCGGTTCGGATTCTGGGCGGTGCCAGTGTTGCGCTGCTTCTTTTGCTCTTTTTCCTTCCCAAATATAAGGATGCCTACCGCTGGATCGTTTTTCCGGGTTTCACGCTTCAGCCTTCAGAATTTGTAAAAATTTTCCTGCTCATCTACCTGGCCTACCGTCTGCCCCGGATCGATTTTTCTGGGGCGTGGTGGAAGGACGCAATCCTTCCCGCCGTGTTTACCGGTCTGATTGTAATGGAACCTGATCTTGGCACGGCCTTTATTATTCTGTCCATCACCGGTGTGATGTTTTTTGTGGCGGGGCTCCCAAGGCGATATGTGCTCCTCGCCTTTACGATGCTTTTACTCTTCCTTACTGCCGCGATCTTTTCCAAAGGGTACCGCTATGCGCGACTGACCGCATTCCTGAACATGGAGGCTCACGCAGATAAGGAGGCCTACCAGACGCTGCAGGCCATGAAGGCCATCGGAAGCGGGAAACTTATGGGTAAGGGGGTGGGGGGAAGTACACAGAAACTCTATTATCTGCCCCAACCCCATACAGATTTTGCCTTTGCGATTGTGGGGGAAGAACTGGGATTTGTCGGTGCCGTCAGTGTTTTGCTGCTTTTTGGCATCTTTCTCTGGCAGGGCCTCAAGGTGTCACGGGCTCACCCCAGACTCGAGGGAAGTTATCTGGCATTCGGGATTACGATCATTGTCGTGTTTCAGGCTCTGATTCATATCAGCGTGAATCTCGCCCTGATGCCTACCAAGGGGTTGGCTCTGCCTTTTATCAGTTATGGGGGATCTTCTCTATTGGCGACGTGCCTGATGGCGGGCATTCTGCTCAACATATCGGAGGAACGGGCATGA
- the rph gene encoding ribonuclease PH has protein sequence MRHERDLLDIRPIRFDLDFLKYPDGSVQVSMGDTRVICTVMADPKVPPFAQEMGRGWITSEYAMLPGSTDTRSSRDVQKGRPNGRSAEIQRLVGRTLRSVTELRLIPERTLWVDCDVIQADGGTRTAAINGAFVAMNLAFLKYIQRGDIVRWPFSSWLAAVSVGVVEGQVCVDLDYREDSRAEVDLNLAVTSSGDLVEIQGTAESEPISFPTFHTMVEAGIQGARTIMKAQRTALEEAFQELKPEIRALIPVDYLSL, from the coding sequence ATGAGGCACGAACGAGACCTTCTTGATATCCGTCCCATACGTTTTGATCTGGATTTTTTAAAATACCCTGATGGTTCCGTCCAGGTGTCCATGGGCGACACAAGGGTGATATGCACGGTCATGGCCGACCCAAAGGTGCCGCCCTTTGCGCAGGAAATGGGCCGCGGATGGATTACATCGGAATACGCCATGTTACCCGGATCGACGGACACCCGATCTTCGCGGGATGTTCAAAAAGGTCGTCCGAATGGAAGGAGCGCAGAAATTCAGCGTCTTGTAGGGAGAACGCTGCGTTCCGTAACGGAATTGCGCCTCATTCCGGAACGGACACTCTGGGTCGATTGTGATGTCATTCAGGCCGACGGAGGAACGCGAACCGCAGCGATCAATGGTGCCTTTGTTGCCATGAATCTTGCCTTCCTGAAGTATATCCAGCGCGGAGATATAGTCCGATGGCCCTTTTCTTCGTGGCTTGCGGCCGTGAGTGTCGGTGTCGTGGAGGGTCAGGTCTGTGTGGATCTCGATTACCGAGAGGATTCACGGGCTGAAGTCGATTTGAATCTCGCGGTGACCTCCAGCGGTGACCTTGTCGAGATTCAGGGAACAGCCGAGTCCGAGCCCATTTCCTTTCCCACTTTTCATACCATGGTGGAAGCAGGAATTCAGGGGGCCCGAACCATTATGAAAGCACAGCGTACGGCCCTCGAAGAAGCATTTCAGGAGTTGAAACCGGAAATTCGAGCCCTGATTCCGGTGGACTACCTGTCGCTTTGA
- the murC gene encoding UDP-N-acetylmuramate--L-alanine ligase, whose product MLFHRIKRIHMMGIGGTGMSGMAEILLYHGFSISGCDSAEQEILDHLRDRGAVISIGHNPDHVIESDVVVYSSAVPTDHPELAFARKSRIPTIKRAEMLGELSRLHVTVAVSGTHGKTTTTSLIGFLADRLELDPTVIVGGRLISLPGHARVGSGPMVIEADEFDRSLRNIHPTLAVMTNVDRDHLDCYRDFADICETFLSYLQHVPFFGKVILNVDDSVQTSFLPQINRPVITYGTGGQVDFKISEVEKTEEGTCFTCSVIPADQKYRVMIPLFGTHNVYNATAALAALWDLTGSKDQLAGAVRFMKDFPGVSRRFESIGAIEGRPVISDYAHHPREVQAALEAAMQAFPGRPVIALFQPHLYSRTRLFSHEFSKSLMVADHVIVLPVYPAREEPIVGVTGESIVHGLRLEGHAGALFLPDVVSAVAKVKQSLPEDAIVLALGAGSIHIHLLRELGGVHAKKR is encoded by the coding sequence ATGCTCTTTCATAGGATCAAAAGGATTCACATGATGGGGATCGGTGGCACAGGCATGAGCGGAATGGCTGAAATTCTTCTCTACCACGGATTTTCCATCAGCGGGTGTGACTCCGCAGAGCAGGAAATACTGGACCACCTGCGGGACCGGGGAGCCGTGATTTCAATCGGGCATAACCCGGATCATGTGATTGAAAGTGACGTGGTCGTCTACTCCAGTGCCGTCCCTACAGATCATCCGGAACTCGCGTTTGCCAGGAAATCAAGAATTCCAACGATCAAGCGGGCGGAAATGCTGGGAGAGCTGTCCAGGCTTCATGTCACCGTCGCCGTCTCAGGAACTCACGGAAAGACAACGACGACCTCTCTGATCGGATTTCTTGCTGATCGGCTGGAGCTGGACCCGACTGTAATTGTTGGAGGCCGTCTGATCTCCCTTCCCGGGCATGCTCGAGTCGGTTCCGGACCCATGGTGATCGAAGCCGACGAATTTGATCGATCCCTCCGTAATATTCATCCGACGCTTGCGGTGATGACCAATGTGGATCGGGATCACCTCGACTGCTATCGTGATTTTGCGGATATCTGCGAAACCTTTCTATCCTACCTCCAGCATGTGCCCTTTTTTGGAAAGGTAATTCTGAATGTGGACGATTCGGTGCAGACGTCATTTCTCCCCCAGATTAACCGGCCTGTAATCACGTATGGGACAGGGGGTCAGGTTGATTTCAAAATTTCCGAAGTTGAGAAAACAGAGGAAGGGACGTGTTTTACGTGCAGTGTAATTCCCGCAGATCAAAAGTACAGGGTGATGATTCCTCTCTTCGGGACCCATAATGTATACAACGCAACAGCCGCGCTGGCTGCTCTATGGGATCTGACGGGAAGCAAGGATCAACTGGCCGGCGCCGTACGTTTCATGAAAGATTTTCCCGGTGTATCCAGACGTTTTGAATCGATCGGCGCCATTGAAGGTCGACCGGTTATTTCGGATTACGCCCACCATCCAAGGGAAGTGCAGGCAGCTCTCGAAGCCGCAATGCAGGCTTTCCCGGGTCGTCCGGTGATCGCACTCTTTCAGCCCCATCTGTACAGTCGTACGCGATTGTTTTCCCACGAATTCTCCAAAAGTCTTATGGTCGCGGATCATGTGATTGTCCTTCCCGTATATCCCGCGAGGGAAGAACCCATCGTTGGAGTCACGGGGGAAAGCATTGTGCATGGGTTGCGGCTGGAAGGTCATGCCGGGGCGCTCTTTTTGCCCGATGTCGTTTCTGCAGTGGCAAAGGTGAAGCAATCCCTTCCCGAGGATGCGATTGTTCTGGCACTTGGTGCAGGGAGCATCCACATTCATCTGCTGCGTGAACTGGGAGGTGTCCATGCGAAAAAAAGATAG
- the mraY gene encoding phospho-N-acetylmuramoyl-pentapeptide-transferase yields MILLLLPHLRSFHGVFNVFQYITFRMAMAALTSMVIIFVLGPWFIRTLKSLQFGQVIRNEGPDSHFRKAGTPTMGGLLIMVSAIVSILVWADLNVIYTLVLLIGMAGFSAIGLIDDVLKLRQRHSKGLSARGKFLLQIGLAAFLWWILHASAMPHLDTLFPPFFKDWTVALGILSLPFFVFVMVGTTNAVNLTDGLDGLAIGCSMIVAATYTILAYVSGNAIAAHYLQVASIPGSGELSVVCSALVGSALGFLWFNSHPAQIFMGDVGSLGLGGTIGLAALITKQELTLVIAGGVFVMEALSVILQVGSYKLSGRRVFLMAPFHHHFEKKGWDESKVVIRFWILSIICSLLALSTLKLR; encoded by the coding sequence ATGATCCTCCTGCTCCTTCCTCACCTGCGATCGTTTCATGGCGTCTTCAATGTCTTTCAGTACATCACATTCCGAATGGCGATGGCAGCTCTGACATCCATGGTCATTATCTTTGTCCTGGGTCCCTGGTTTATCCGTACCCTGAAATCTCTGCAGTTCGGCCAGGTAATTCGAAACGAAGGCCCCGATTCACATTTCCGTAAGGCGGGGACACCCACAATGGGCGGACTTCTTATCATGGTTTCGGCTATTGTTTCGATTCTCGTGTGGGCGGACCTGAATGTCATCTACACTCTCGTTCTTCTCATCGGAATGGCCGGCTTTTCTGCAATCGGCCTTATCGATGATGTGCTGAAACTGAGGCAGCGGCACAGCAAGGGGCTGTCCGCCAGAGGAAAGTTTCTGTTACAGATTGGATTGGCGGCTTTTCTCTGGTGGATCCTTCACGCATCCGCCATGCCTCATCTGGACACGCTTTTTCCCCCATTTTTCAAAGACTGGACGGTTGCTCTGGGAATTCTCTCGCTGCCATTTTTTGTCTTTGTCATGGTGGGAACGACCAATGCGGTGAACCTTACCGATGGACTGGATGGTCTCGCCATTGGATGCTCCATGATCGTAGCCGCAACCTATACGATCCTTGCCTATGTAAGCGGAAATGCCATTGCGGCTCATTATCTTCAGGTTGCCTCCATTCCGGGCTCGGGTGAACTCAGTGTCGTCTGCAGTGCTCTGGTGGGATCTGCTTTGGGTTTTCTCTGGTTCAACAGCCATCCCGCACAAATTTTTATGGGCGATGTCGGATCCCTGGGGCTTGGGGGAACGATAGGTCTGGCTGCTCTGATCACCAAACAGGAGCTTACCCTCGTTATCGCGGGCGGTGTCTTCGTGATGGAGGCGCTTTCTGTCATCCTGCAGGTGGGCTCTTACAAATTGTCCGGTCGCCGGGTCTTTCTCATGGCACCATTTCACCACCACTTTGAAAAGAAGGGATGGGATGAATCCAAAGTTGTCATCCGTTTCTGGATTCTTTCCATCATCTGCTCCCTTCTCGCTCTGAGTACGTTGAAACTGCGATGA